Proteins encoded by one window of Ramlibacter tataouinensis:
- a CDS encoding trimeric intracellular cation channel family protein gives MDAGLDTLARSAPWLPYALDLAGTFVFAISGAMAGIRQRVDVFGVLVLSFVAANTGGITRDILIGAVPPAAIRDWNYLGVSLAAGFLTFCFPSVIRQRWNPVLVFDAAGLALFAVTGADKALAYGLDPVMATVLGMLTGIGGGMARDVLLREIPTVLRADLYAVAALAGAAVVVVAHRLQLPYGLAALVGGALCFALRVLAIRRGWQLPRATGHEPGMPGAGAGQPRPDDD, from the coding sequence ATGGATGCCGGCCTAGACACGCTCGCGCGCTCCGCGCCCTGGCTGCCGTACGCGCTCGACCTGGCCGGCACCTTCGTCTTCGCCATCAGCGGCGCGATGGCCGGCATCCGGCAGCGGGTCGACGTGTTCGGCGTGCTGGTGCTGTCGTTCGTGGCGGCCAATACCGGCGGCATCACCCGCGACATCCTGATCGGCGCGGTGCCGCCTGCGGCCATCCGCGACTGGAACTACCTGGGCGTGTCGCTCGCGGCCGGCTTCCTCACCTTCTGCTTCCCGTCCGTGATCCGGCAGCGCTGGAACCCGGTGCTGGTGTTCGACGCGGCCGGCCTGGCCCTGTTCGCGGTCACCGGCGCCGACAAGGCGCTGGCGTACGGCCTGGACCCGGTGATGGCCACCGTGCTGGGCATGCTGACCGGCATCGGCGGCGGCATGGCGCGCGACGTGCTGCTGCGCGAGATCCCCACGGTGTTGCGGGCCGACCTCTACGCCGTGGCCGCCCTGGCCGGCGCGGCGGTGGTCGTGGTGGCCCACCGGCTTCAGCTGCCCTACGGCCTGGCCGCGCTGGTGGGCGGTGCCCTGTGCTTCGCCCTGCGCGTGCTGGCGATCCGGCGGGGCTGGCAGCTCCCGCGCGCCACCGGCCATGAGCCGGGTATGCCGGGGGCGGGCGCCGGGCAGCCGCGGCCGGACGACGATTGA
- a CDS encoding amidohydrolase, which yields MSKTQADAADPVWGSLDGLLADLESLYKDVHAHPELSMQEVRTAALAADRLRAAGFEVTTGVGGTGVVGVLRNGEGPTVMLRADMDALPVQEATGLPYASRATATDRNGQTVPVSHMCGHDMHVTWLAGATQLLAQARASWRGTLLAVFQPGEETAEGARAMLDDGLQKRFPRPDVVLGQHVMVGPAGTVAGRAGAITSAADSLQIRLFGRGAHGSMPQASVDPVVMAAATVMRLQGIVSREVAAAEAAVVTVGALQAGTKENVIPDEALIKLNVRTFDEGVRQRVLAAIERIVNAEAQASGAPRKPEITPLDRYPLNVNDAAASARLAEAFRAHFGAERVRQTGPAPASEDFGSFGTDWHSPSVFWFVGGTDPQLYAQAQAANRVHELPVNHSPKFAPVLHPTLRTGVETMVVAARAWMPA from the coding sequence ATGAGCAAGACCCAGGCGGATGCCGCCGATCCGGTGTGGGGCAGCCTCGACGGCCTGCTGGCCGACCTGGAGTCGCTCTACAAGGACGTGCACGCGCATCCGGAACTTTCGATGCAGGAGGTGCGCACGGCCGCGCTGGCGGCGGACCGACTGCGCGCCGCCGGTTTCGAGGTCACCACCGGCGTCGGCGGCACCGGGGTGGTGGGCGTGCTGCGCAACGGCGAGGGCCCCACCGTGATGCTGCGGGCCGACATGGATGCACTGCCCGTGCAGGAGGCCACCGGCCTGCCCTACGCCAGCCGGGCGACGGCCACCGACCGCAACGGGCAGACCGTGCCGGTCTCGCACATGTGCGGCCACGACATGCACGTGACCTGGCTGGCCGGCGCCACGCAGCTGCTGGCGCAGGCCCGTGCGTCCTGGCGCGGCACGCTGCTGGCCGTGTTCCAGCCCGGCGAAGAGACGGCGGAAGGCGCGCGGGCCATGCTCGACGACGGCCTGCAAAAGCGCTTTCCCCGGCCCGACGTGGTGCTGGGCCAGCACGTCATGGTGGGACCGGCCGGCACCGTGGCCGGGCGCGCGGGCGCCATCACCTCGGCCGCGGACAGCCTGCAGATCCGCCTGTTCGGGCGCGGCGCGCACGGCTCGATGCCGCAAGCGAGCGTCGATCCGGTGGTGATGGCGGCCGCCACCGTGATGCGGCTGCAGGGCATCGTCTCGCGCGAGGTGGCGGCGGCTGAAGCGGCGGTCGTCACCGTCGGCGCGCTGCAGGCCGGGACCAAGGAGAACGTGATCCCGGACGAAGCGCTCATCAAGCTCAACGTCAGGACCTTCGACGAAGGCGTGCGCCAGCGGGTGCTGGCCGCGATCGAGCGCATCGTCAACGCCGAGGCGCAGGCTTCGGGCGCGCCGCGCAAGCCCGAGATCACGCCGCTGGACCGCTACCCGCTGAACGTCAACGACGCCGCGGCGAGCGCGCGGCTGGCCGAGGCGTTCCGGGCCCACTTCGGCGCCGAGCGGGTGCGCCAGACCGGACCGGCCCCGGCCAGCGAGGACTTCGGCTCGTTCGGCACCGACTGGCACTCGCCGTCGGTGTTCTGGTTCGTCGGCGGCACCGACCCGCAGCTGTACGCCCAGGCCCAGGCGGCCAACCGGGTCCACGAACTGCCCGTCAACCACAGCCCGAAGTTCGCCCCGGTGCTGCACCCCACCCTGCGCACCGGCGTCGAGACCATGGTCGTCGCGGCGCGGGCATGGATGCCGGCCTAG
- a CDS encoding SDR family oxidoreductase, producing MRILLTGATGLIGGAIARALLRQGHQLVCAVRDPARLQLGAGASALQADLAGVPTADWWAAHLRGVDAVVNAVGILRESPGQSFEALHHRAPAELFRACGQAGVACVVQVSALGADRQARSRYHLSKRAADDVLRSLPLRGAIVQPSLVFAPGGASSSLFLELATAPVLALPQRGAMPVQPVHLDDVVEGVLALLAQPPPRIETLAFAGPQPLPLRDYLASLRGQLGLGRGPWVLPLPAPLFLAGACIAAHLPGSFLDGETAGMLLRGNAAPAERFARLLGHSPRAPASFIDPSRAGGLRAQAVLGWARPLLRLTLAAMWIWTAAVSLGLYPVELSYGLLARVGLHGGLAALALYGAAALDLLLGVLTLGCPPRWRRWLWPAQLALIGGYTVLVTLFLPEYWLHPYGPISKNLPIMAAIALLWGLEPGRR from the coding sequence ATGCGCATCCTGCTCACCGGGGCCACCGGCCTGATCGGCGGGGCGATCGCGCGTGCCCTGCTGCGCCAGGGCCACCAACTGGTGTGCGCGGTGCGCGATCCCGCGCGGCTGCAACTCGGCGCGGGCGCCAGCGCCTTGCAGGCGGACCTGGCCGGCGTGCCGACGGCCGACTGGTGGGCCGCGCACCTGCGCGGCGTCGATGCGGTGGTCAATGCGGTCGGCATCCTGCGCGAGTCGCCGGGGCAGTCGTTCGAGGCGCTGCACCACCGGGCGCCGGCCGAGCTGTTCCGAGCTTGCGGGCAAGCCGGCGTCGCGTGCGTGGTGCAGGTGTCGGCGCTGGGCGCGGACCGGCAGGCGCGCAGCCGTTACCACCTGAGCAAGCGGGCGGCCGACGACGTCCTGCGGTCGCTGCCGCTGCGCGGCGCCATCGTGCAGCCTTCACTCGTGTTCGCGCCGGGCGGCGCGAGCAGCAGCCTGTTCCTGGAACTGGCGACGGCGCCCGTGCTGGCACTGCCGCAGCGTGGCGCGATGCCGGTGCAGCCGGTGCACCTGGACGACGTGGTGGAAGGCGTGCTGGCGCTGCTGGCGCAGCCGCCGCCCCGGATCGAGACGCTGGCCTTCGCCGGACCGCAGCCGCTGCCCCTGCGCGACTACCTCGCCAGCCTGCGCGGCCAGCTCGGGCTCGGGCGCGGACCGTGGGTGCTGCCGCTGCCGGCGCCGCTGTTCCTGGCCGGCGCGTGCATCGCCGCGCACCTGCCGGGCAGTTTCCTCGACGGCGAGACCGCCGGCATGCTGCTGCGCGGCAATGCCGCGCCGGCGGAGCGATTCGCCCGGCTGTTGGGGCACTCGCCGCGCGCGCCCGCAAGCTTCATCGACCCCTCGCGGGCGGGCGGCCTGCGGGCGCAGGCCGTGCTCGGCTGGGCCCGGCCGCTGCTGCGCCTCACGCTGGCCGCGATGTGGATCTGGACGGCGGCGGTGTCGCTGGGCCTGTACCCGGTGGAGCTCAGCTACGGGCTGCTGGCGCGCGTCGGCCTGCACGGCGGGCTGGCGGCGCTGGCGCTGTACGGCGCCGCCGCGCTCGACCTGCTGCTGGGCGTGCTGACGCTGGGGTGCCCGCCGCGCTGGCGCCGCTGGCTGTGGCCGGCGCAGCTGGCGCTGATCGGCGGCTACACCGTGCTGGTCACCCTTTTCCTGCCCGAATACTGGCTGCACCCCTACGGCCCGATCAGCAAGAACCTGCCGATCATGGCGGCCATCGCGCTGCTGTGGGGGCTCGAGCCCGGGCGGCGCTGA
- a CDS encoding DUF2269 family protein, protein MDYLALKWLHILSSTVLFGTGIGSAFYLLVSTLERDVRTVARVSGYVVLADWLFTATTIVLQPLTGWLLVRSAGMPWSMPWLAWSVGLYVLAIACWLPVVGIQLQLREEARRCAAAGQVLSARYWRWFLAWVVLGSVAFFAFVAIFWLMVAKQLP, encoded by the coding sequence ATGGATTACCTCGCGCTCAAGTGGCTGCACATCCTCTCGTCCACGGTGCTGTTTGGCACCGGCATCGGGTCGGCCTTCTACCTGCTGGTGTCGACGCTGGAACGCGACGTGCGGACCGTGGCGCGGGTCAGCGGCTACGTGGTGCTGGCCGACTGGCTGTTCACCGCCACCACCATCGTGCTGCAGCCGCTCACCGGCTGGCTGCTGGTGCGCAGCGCCGGCATGCCCTGGAGCATGCCCTGGCTGGCCTGGTCGGTCGGCCTGTACGTGCTGGCGATCGCCTGCTGGCTGCCGGTGGTGGGGATCCAGTTGCAGTTGCGCGAGGAAGCGCGGCGCTGCGCCGCCGCCGGCCAGGTGCTGTCGGCACGCTACTGGCGCTGGTTCCTCGCGTGGGTCGTGCTGGGTTCCGTCGCCTTCTTCGCCTTCGTGGCGATCTTCTGGCTGATGGTGGCCAAGCAGCTGCCCTGA
- a CDS encoding NAD(P)/FAD-dependent oxidoreductase: MTADLLDCLVIGGGPAGLLAGVYLGRFRRRLVVVDAGQSRLASIPRSHNVPGHPDGIAGAELLARLREQAARYEVPLEQGRVQGLAGSDGAFEAQCEEGRVLRARKVLLATGARDVVPEVPGIDAGLAAGTVRCCPVCDGFETQHQRVAVLGRHEHGLRESLFLAGFDNQVTWLSLGTQHDVAPPELAQLRERQVLVADSMPLHIRCRPGEGVEVEMVDGRQLDFDVLYPALGLRHECELATRLGAQAGDDGQLVVDRRLQTTVPGLYVAGDVAAGLNQISVAWGQAAIAATAIHNALPLAAPRAERP, from the coding sequence ATGACGGCCGACCTGCTGGACTGCCTGGTGATCGGTGGCGGACCGGCCGGTCTGCTGGCCGGGGTCTACCTGGGGCGCTTCCGGCGCCGGCTGGTGGTGGTCGATGCGGGCCAGAGCCGGCTGGCGTCCATCCCGCGCTCGCACAACGTGCCCGGCCACCCGGATGGCATCGCCGGCGCCGAGCTGCTGGCGCGGTTGCGCGAGCAGGCGGCCCGCTACGAGGTGCCGCTGGAGCAAGGCCGCGTGCAGGGCCTGGCCGGCAGCGACGGCGCGTTCGAAGCGCAGTGCGAGGAAGGCCGGGTGCTGCGTGCGCGCAAGGTCCTGCTGGCCACGGGGGCACGGGACGTGGTGCCCGAGGTGCCCGGGATCGACGCCGGCCTGGCCGCCGGCACGGTGCGCTGCTGCCCGGTGTGCGACGGCTTCGAGACGCAGCACCAGCGCGTGGCGGTGCTGGGCCGGCATGAGCACGGCCTGCGCGAATCGCTGTTCCTGGCGGGCTTCGACAACCAGGTGACCTGGCTGTCCCTGGGCACGCAGCACGACGTGGCGCCCCCCGAACTGGCGCAGCTGCGCGAGCGCCAGGTGCTCGTCGCCGACTCGATGCCGCTGCACATCCGCTGCCGGCCGGGCGAGGGGGTGGAGGTGGAGATGGTGGACGGGCGCCAGCTGGACTTCGACGTGCTGTACCCCGCGCTCGGGCTGCGGCACGAGTGCGAACTGGCGACCCGGCTGGGCGCGCAGGCCGGCGACGACGGCCAGCTGGTGGTCGATCGGCGCCTGCAGACCACCGTGCCCGGGCTCTACGTCGCCGGCGACGTGGCCGCCGGCCTGAACCAGATCAGCGTGGCCTGGGGGCAGGCGGCGATCGCCGCCACCGCGATCCACAACGCGCTGCCGCTGGCGGCGCCGAGGGCGGAGCGGCCCTGA
- a CDS encoding ion transporter: protein MDRAAPDRPPGQSWRQRLHRVIWQSDTPAGRLFDQVVVVAILVSVGVVLMDSVRGWHQDWRQVFVVTEWFFTLLFTVEYLARLASVERPLRYVLSFFGIVDLLAVLPTWLALFVPELHALIDVRILRLLRIFRILRLTAYVDEFQVMGEALWASRRKILVFLAAVLMIDLVMGTLMYVVEGPENGFEDIPTSVYWAITAMTTVGFGDIAPRTGLGRFIASAMMLVGWGTLAVPTGIVTAEMTVRRHARGPAPARSCDQCGAPGYAAQARYCQQCGAALPPPDARAKA from the coding sequence ATGGACCGCGCTGCACCCGACCGGCCGCCGGGGCAATCCTGGCGGCAGCGCCTGCACCGGGTGATCTGGCAATCGGACACGCCGGCCGGCCGGCTGTTCGACCAGGTGGTGGTGGTCGCGATCCTGGTCAGCGTCGGCGTGGTGCTGATGGACAGCGTGCGCGGCTGGCACCAGGACTGGCGCCAGGTTTTCGTGGTGACGGAGTGGTTCTTCACCCTGCTGTTCACGGTGGAATACCTGGCGCGGCTGGCCAGCGTCGAGCGTCCGCTGCGCTACGTGCTCAGCTTCTTCGGCATCGTCGACCTGCTGGCGGTGCTGCCGACCTGGCTGGCGCTGTTCGTGCCCGAGCTGCACGCGCTGATCGACGTGCGCATCCTGCGGCTGCTGCGCATCTTCCGGATCCTGCGCCTGACCGCCTACGTCGACGAGTTCCAGGTCATGGGCGAGGCGCTGTGGGCCAGCCGGCGCAAGATCCTGGTGTTCCTGGCCGCGGTGCTGATGATCGACCTGGTGATGGGCACCCTGATGTACGTGGTCGAGGGACCGGAGAACGGCTTCGAGGACATCCCCACCTCGGTCTACTGGGCCATCACCGCCATGACCACGGTCGGCTTCGGCGACATCGCGCCCAGGACCGGCCTGGGCCGCTTCATCGCCTCGGCCATGATGCTGGTGGGCTGGGGCACGCTGGCGGTGCCCACCGGCATCGTGACGGCGGAAATGACGGTGCGCCGCCATGCGCGCGGCCCGGCGCCGGCGCGCAGTTGCGACCAGTGCGGCGCCCCCGGTTACGCGGCGCAGGCGCGCTACTGCCAGCAGTGCGGGGCGGCGCTGCCGCCGCCGGATGCCAGGGCAAAGGCTTGA
- a CDS encoding amylo-alpha-1,6-glucosidase: MKAERIHVGGQWYVAANAARADETPHVLKHDESFLLSDRYGDVDGTGLGEQGLYHEDMRYLSEMRLTVEGVRPMFLGSGVKDDNSLLIAEFMNPDLERHAVAQGTLHIFRAKLLWQGCCHEHIRVVNHGEEPARMGLSLAFDADFADLFEVRGTERQRRGRHLPPQVVGGEVVYGYEGLDGVSRRTRLRFNPQPDVLSEREAAFDLLVPPGAACHLYCSIDCERGDAPLPGQPRPHYEQAYRANENARREQRAECCALQASNPQVNLWLRRSDSDVAMLSTELPTGRYPYAGVPWYSTTFGRDGILTARELLWIDPLPARGVLAFLAQCQATEVDPARDAEPGKILHEARKDEMAATHEVPFGRYYGSVDSTPLFVGLAGAYWQRTGELDFIRSIWPNVQAALAWIDANADADGFVRYARRSSDGLVQQGWKDSHDSVFHADGHMAEPPIALCEVQGYVYEARLLAAELARTLGEVALANRLGEQAQALQRAFQERFWSDRLGLYAIAIDGRGQRCDVATSNAGHALWSGIAAPEHAARMAERLLQPDFYSGWGIRTVAQGQARYNPMSYHNGSIWPHDNALIAAGLARYGHTLAALRIFSGLFDASVHFTQHRLPELFCGFPRRNSEGPTLYPVACSPQAWAAAGVYQLLQACLGLEVNAQQREISLQAPRLPEFIESMEIRRLGIGPHSADLRLQRYGQHVGIDVAHKLGDIAVRVRM; encoded by the coding sequence ATGAAGGCGGAGCGCATCCATGTCGGCGGGCAGTGGTACGTGGCGGCCAACGCGGCGCGCGCCGACGAGACGCCGCACGTGCTCAAGCACGACGAGAGCTTCCTGCTGAGCGACCGCTACGGCGACGTCGACGGCACCGGCCTGGGCGAGCAGGGCCTGTACCACGAGGACATGCGCTACCTCAGCGAGATGAGGCTGACGGTGGAAGGCGTGCGGCCGATGTTCCTGGGCTCGGGCGTCAAGGACGACAACAGCCTGCTGATCGCCGAGTTCATGAACCCCGACCTGGAGCGCCATGCGGTGGCCCAGGGCACGCTGCACATCTTCCGCGCCAAGCTGCTGTGGCAGGGCTGCTGCCACGAGCACATCCGCGTGGTCAACCATGGCGAGGAGCCGGCGCGCATGGGGCTGTCGCTGGCCTTCGACGCCGACTTCGCCGACCTGTTCGAGGTGCGCGGCACCGAGCGGCAGCGGCGCGGGCGCCACCTGCCGCCGCAGGTTGTGGGCGGCGAGGTGGTGTACGGCTACGAAGGCCTGGACGGCGTGTCGCGCCGCACCCGGCTGCGCTTCAATCCGCAGCCGGACGTGCTGTCCGAGCGCGAGGCCGCGTTCGACCTGCTGGTGCCCCCGGGTGCCGCCTGCCACCTGTACTGCAGCATCGATTGCGAGCGCGGCGACGCGCCACTGCCAGGGCAACCGCGGCCGCACTACGAGCAGGCCTACCGCGCCAACGAGAACGCGCGGCGCGAACAGCGCGCCGAGTGCTGCGCGCTCCAGGCGTCCAACCCGCAGGTCAACCTGTGGCTGCGGCGGTCCGACTCCGACGTCGCCATGCTCTCGACCGAGCTGCCGACCGGGCGCTATCCGTACGCCGGCGTGCCCTGGTACTCGACCACCTTCGGCCGCGACGGCATCCTCACCGCGCGCGAGCTGCTGTGGATCGACCCGCTGCCGGCGCGCGGCGTGCTGGCCTTCCTGGCGCAGTGCCAGGCGACCGAGGTGGACCCGGCGCGCGACGCCGAGCCGGGCAAGATCCTGCACGAGGCGCGCAAGGACGAGATGGCGGCCACCCACGAGGTGCCGTTCGGGCGCTACTACGGCAGCGTGGACTCGACCCCGCTGTTCGTCGGCCTGGCCGGCGCCTACTGGCAGCGCACCGGCGAGCTGGACTTCATCCGCAGCATCTGGCCCAACGTGCAGGCGGCACTGGCCTGGATCGACGCCAACGCCGATGCCGACGGCTTCGTGCGCTACGCCCGCCGCAGCAGCGACGGCCTGGTGCAGCAGGGCTGGAAGGACTCGCACGATTCGGTCTTCCATGCCGACGGCCACATGGCCGAGCCGCCCATTGCGTTGTGCGAAGTGCAGGGTTACGTGTACGAGGCGCGCCTGCTGGCCGCCGAGCTGGCGCGCACCCTCGGCGAGGTCGCGCTGGCCAACCGCCTGGGCGAGCAGGCGCAGGCGCTGCAGCGCGCGTTCCAGGAGCGCTTCTGGTCCGACCGGCTGGGGCTGTATGCGATCGCCATCGACGGCCGCGGCCAGCGCTGCGACGTGGCCACCTCCAATGCGGGCCATGCGCTGTGGAGCGGCATCGCCGCGCCCGAGCACGCGGCGCGCATGGCCGAGCGGCTGCTGCAGCCCGACTTCTACAGCGGCTGGGGCATCCGCACGGTGGCCCAGGGGCAGGCCCGCTACAACCCGATGTCGTACCACAACGGTTCGATCTGGCCGCACGACAACGCCCTGATCGCCGCCGGCCTGGCGCGCTACGGCCACACGCTGGCCGCCCTGCGCATCTTCAGCGGCCTGTTCGATGCCAGCGTGCACTTCACCCAGCACCGCCTGCCGGAGCTGTTCTGCGGCTTTCCCCGGCGCAACAGCGAGGGCCCGACCCTGTACCCGGTGGCCTGCTCGCCGCAGGCCTGGGCCGCCGCCGGCGTCTACCAGCTGCTGCAGGCCTGCCTGGGGCTGGAGGTGAATGCGCAGCAGCGCGAGATCTCGCTGCAGGCGCCGCGCCTGCCCGAGTTCATCGAGTCCATGGAGATCCGCCGGCTCGGCATCGGCCCGCACAGCGCCGACCTGCGGCTGCAGCGCTACGGCCAGCACGTGGGCATCGACGTCGCGCACAAGCTGGGCGACATCGCCGTTCGCGTGCGGATGTGA
- a CDS encoding glycosyltransferase family 4 protein, whose protein sequence is MKIAQIAPLFESVPPQAYGGTERVVSYLTEALVEAGHDVTLFASGDSVTTADLMAVCERSLRTDPHRPDWTAWHMVMLDEVFRRAGEFDVMHFHIDALHYPLARRCPGTACLTTLHGRLDLPALAPLHRHFAGHPLVSISDHQRRALPTATFVGTVHHGLPPGLYDFNPRPQDYFAFVGRISPEKRLDRAIEIAIACDTPLKVAAKIDDADREYFHREIEHLLAHPLVEFLGEVGDDRKNLLLGGARALLFPIDWPEPFGLVLIEAMACGTPVVAYGHGSVPELVEDGVSGVIVHDQAQAIEAARHIARIDRQGCRQAFEDRFTSATMAQRYVDLYGQLRAAIAPPLRLPRGAAGRLGVNGASAAAQTAFPAAEAEAPR, encoded by the coding sequence ATGAAGATCGCCCAGATAGCTCCCCTGTTCGAAAGCGTCCCGCCGCAGGCCTACGGCGGAACCGAACGCGTCGTGTCGTACCTGACCGAGGCGCTGGTCGAGGCAGGCCATGACGTGACCCTGTTCGCCAGCGGCGACTCGGTCACCACCGCCGACCTGATGGCGGTGTGCGAGCGCAGCCTGCGCACCGACCCGCACCGCCCCGACTGGACCGCCTGGCACATGGTGATGCTCGACGAGGTGTTCCGGCGCGCCGGCGAGTTCGACGTCATGCACTTCCACATCGACGCGCTGCACTATCCGCTGGCGCGGCGCTGCCCGGGCACCGCCTGCCTGACCACGCTGCATGGCCGGCTGGACCTGCCGGCGCTGGCGCCGCTGCACCGCCATTTCGCCGGCCATCCGCTGGTGTCGATCTCCGACCACCAGCGCCGGGCGCTGCCGACCGCCACCTTCGTCGGCACCGTCCACCACGGCCTGCCGCCGGGTCTGTACGACTTCAACCCGCGGCCGCAGGACTATTTCGCCTTCGTCGGCCGCATCTCGCCGGAAAAGCGCCTGGACCGCGCGATCGAGATCGCCATCGCCTGCGATACGCCGCTGAAGGTGGCGGCCAAGATCGACGACGCCGACCGCGAGTACTTCCACCGCGAGATCGAGCACCTGCTGGCGCACCCGCTGGTGGAATTCCTCGGCGAGGTAGGCGACGACCGCAAGAACCTGCTGCTCGGCGGCGCGCGCGCGCTGCTGTTCCCGATCGACTGGCCGGAACCGTTCGGCCTGGTCCTGATCGAGGCCATGGCCTGCGGCACGCCGGTGGTGGCGTATGGCCACGGCTCGGTGCCGGAGCTGGTCGAGGACGGCGTCAGTGGCGTCATCGTGCACGACCAGGCGCAGGCGATCGAGGCGGCGCGCCACATCGCGCGGATCGACCGGCAAGGCTGCCGCCAGGCCTTCGAGGATCGCTTCACGTCCGCCACCATGGCGCAGCGCTACGTCGATCTGTACGGGCAACTGCGCGCCGCGATCGCGCCGCCGCTGCGCCTGCCGCGCGGCGCTGCCGGGCGCCTCGGGGTCAACGGCGCGTCCGCCGCCGCGCAAACCGCCTTCCCGGCCGCCGAGGCGGAGGCGCCCCGATGA
- a CDS encoding DUF3182 family protein: MTMAQQARPRGDAARGTVLALVPGGSARTSRHECAALEGHVRVIAGLLGQEPGGWHDPGRHYDLPVYFVPSDTLTLEQAHALGIRGPDALFGGVVPHAFVAGKCISHPLVSTGAACPAGWSHALHAAAADAVLDGHAAFSREDAQAAGRRLLARGPVRIKPAQATGGRGQVVAADEPALVAALGALGAADLQRHGVVLEEDLAEVRTYSVGTIQVGALVASYYGTQQLTPDTRGEPVYGGSKLDVTRGGLDALAAADAPAEARLAVEQARRFDAAVQACYPDFFASRRNYDVAVGRNGRGELRSGVLEQSWRVGGATGAELAALAALAAQPALQRVRARCVERFGPSPEPPPGATVHFRGEDPRAGWLTKYTVVEDDADAS, translated from the coding sequence ATGACCATGGCACAGCAGGCTCGGCCACGCGGCGACGCGGCGCGCGGCACGGTGCTGGCGCTGGTGCCGGGCGGCAGTGCCCGCACGAGCCGGCACGAGTGCGCGGCCCTGGAGGGCCATGTGCGCGTGATCGCCGGCCTGCTGGGCCAGGAGCCCGGCGGCTGGCACGACCCCGGCCGCCATTACGACTTGCCCGTCTACTTCGTGCCCAGCGATACCCTCACCCTCGAACAGGCCCATGCGCTGGGCATCCGCGGCCCGGACGCCCTGTTCGGCGGCGTGGTGCCCCATGCCTTCGTGGCCGGCAAATGCATCAGCCATCCGCTGGTGTCGACCGGGGCGGCGTGCCCGGCCGGCTGGAGCCATGCCCTGCATGCCGCGGCCGCCGATGCCGTGCTCGACGGCCATGCGGCCTTCAGCCGCGAGGATGCGCAGGCCGCCGGCCGGCGGCTGCTGGCCCGCGGACCGGTGCGGATCAAGCCGGCCCAGGCGACGGGCGGCCGCGGGCAGGTGGTGGCTGCGGACGAACCGGCGCTGGTGGCGGCACTGGGCGCACTGGGTGCCGCCGACCTGCAGCGCCATGGCGTGGTGCTGGAGGAAGACCTGGCCGAGGTGCGGACCTACAGCGTCGGCACGATACAGGTCGGGGCGCTCGTTGCCAGCTATTACGGTACCCAGCAACTGACCCCCGATACCCGGGGCGAGCCGGTCTATGGCGGCTCCAAACTGGACGTGACGCGCGGCGGCCTGGACGCGCTGGCCGCGGCCGATGCGCCGGCCGAAGCGCGCTTGGCGGTCGAGCAGGCCCGCCGCTTCGACGCCGCCGTGCAGGCCTGCTACCCCGACTTCTTCGCCTCGCGCCGCAACTACGACGTGGCGGTCGGCCGCAACGGCCGCGGCGAACTGCGCAGCGGCGTGCTGGAACAGTCCTGGCGCGTGGGCGGGGCCACCGGCGCCGAGCTGGCCGCGCTGGCCGCGCTGGCCGCGCAGCCGGCGCTGCAGCGGGTGCGCGCCCGCTGCGTCGAGCGGTTCGGCCCGTCGCCGGAGCCGCCGCCGGGCGCGACGGTCCACTTCCGCGGCGAGGATCCGCGCGCCGGCTGGCTCACCAAGTACACCGTGGTCGAGGACGATGCCGACGCGAGCTAA
- a CDS encoding alpha/beta hydrolase family protein, with translation MPTRANSIDIPVGGDHIAGTLVGPDTLVPGVLLVHGWDGSQEQHIARAHEIATLGCICLTFDLRGHVRHQDLRDTVTREDNLQDLLAAYDLLVGHPAVDPAAVAIVGSSYGGYLAAVATTLRKVRWLALRVPALYKDDDWQVPKSRLNREELRAYRRSAVRPEGNRALAACSRFRGGVLVVESEHDPIVPRETVQSYVAAFTQPASLTYRMIAGADHGLSERSWRQAYTAVLVDWIGEMLLSARAGHAGAAAEAPIATIGEQALGESD, from the coding sequence ATGCCGACGCGAGCTAACAGCATCGACATCCCGGTCGGCGGCGACCACATCGCCGGCACGCTGGTCGGGCCCGATACGCTGGTGCCGGGCGTGCTGCTGGTGCACGGCTGGGACGGCAGCCAGGAGCAGCACATCGCGCGCGCGCACGAGATCGCCACGCTCGGCTGCATCTGCCTGACCTTCGACCTGCGCGGCCACGTGCGGCACCAGGACCTGCGCGACACGGTGACGCGCGAGGACAACCTGCAGGACCTGCTGGCCGCCTACGACCTGCTGGTGGGGCACCCGGCGGTGGACCCGGCGGCCGTGGCCATCGTCGGCAGCAGCTACGGCGGGTACCTCGCCGCGGTGGCCACCACCCTGCGCAAGGTGCGCTGGCTGGCGCTGCGCGTGCCCGCGCTCTACAAGGACGACGACTGGCAGGTGCCCAAGAGCCGGCTCAATCGCGAGGAGCTGCGCGCCTACCGGCGCAGCGCCGTCAGGCCCGAAGGCAATCGCGCGCTGGCCGCCTGTTCGCGCTTTCGCGGCGGCGTGCTGGTGGTGGAGTCGGAGCACGACCCCATCGTGCCGCGCGAGACGGTGCAGAGCTACGTGGCGGCGTTCACGCAACCGGCCTCGTTGACCTACCGGATGATCGCCGGCGCCGACCACGGACTGTCGGAAAGGAGCTGGCGCCAGGCCTACACCGCGGTGCTGGTGGACTGGATCGGCGAGATGCTGCTCAGCGCCCGGGCCGGCCACGCCGGCGCCGCCGCCGAGGCGCCGATCGCCACCATCGGCGAGCAGGCACTGGGCGAATCGGATTGA